A genomic window from Flavobacterium phycosphaerae includes:
- a CDS encoding DUF6929 family protein, which translates to MQNIQLLPYFEIKGIAAASGLVYKDDSLFIISDDSTFLYEYRFTDKALNKIKLFEDSQESLAKKDKADFESITLFENTLYIFGSGSTKKRDIRVKYHLDSQEIKAKDVSKLHKKLRQTIALDEDELNIEGVIIDTENYYLFQRGNGAQAQNGIFTVNKVDKTVRFHLILLPKVNSIEATFTDAVEVDDKVYFTAACEDTTSTYTDGEIYGSFLGCMDLKTKEVTFVQQIAAKQKFEGLTLFKQTPTQLEFLLCEDNDTEELESVIYKLTVEL; encoded by the coding sequence ATGCAAAACATACAACTACTTCCCTATTTTGAAATCAAAGGAATTGCGGCCGCTTCAGGCTTAGTTTATAAAGACGATTCGCTGTTTATTATTTCTGATGACAGCACTTTTTTATACGAATACCGTTTTACCGACAAAGCGCTTAACAAGATTAAACTCTTTGAAGACAGTCAGGAAAGCTTAGCTAAAAAAGACAAAGCCGATTTTGAATCGATAACTCTTTTTGAAAACACGCTTTATATATTTGGCTCCGGCTCTACCAAAAAGAGGGACATTCGAGTAAAATACCATTTGGATAGCCAAGAAATCAAAGCAAAAGATGTATCCAAATTGCATAAAAAACTCCGCCAAACCATAGCACTTGACGAAGACGAACTCAACATTGAAGGCGTTATCATTGATACCGAAAATTATTATTTGTTTCAAAGAGGAAATGGGGCTCAGGCACAAAACGGTATTTTCACGGTTAACAAAGTGGATAAAACTGTACGTTTCCATTTGATTTTGTTGCCCAAAGTGAACTCAATTGAAGCTACGTTTACCGATGCTGTTGAAGTTGATGACAAAGTATATTTCACAGCAGCTTGTGAAGACACCACCTCAACCTATACTGACGGAGAAATCTATGGTAGCTTTTTAGGGTGTATGGATTTGAAAACCAAGGAAGTCACTTTCGTACAGCAAATTGCAGCAAAACAAAAATTTGAAGGCTTAACGTTATTTAAACAAACGCCAACACAACTTGAATTTTTGCTTTGTGAGGATAATGATACCGAAGAATTAGAATCTGTTATTTACAAATTAACAGTAGAATTGTAA
- a CDS encoding MATE family efflux transporter: MNLAQYTKEFRYNMQLAYPVILGMLGHTLIAIVDNIMVGKLGSTELAAVSLGNSLVFVAMSLGIGFSTAITPIVAEADAEKDTGKIRAAFHHGLFLCIILGFALFGLVMLAKPIMELLHQPEEVITLARPYLSWVAFSLVPLIIYQGYKQFADGLSMTKISMYAIVMANVIHVPINYCLIYGVWVFPKMGILGAGLGTVISRIAMVVFMHFILVKKEELKPYFQEFSFEEIKKETIKKIVNLGLPSAMQMLFEVVLFTAGIWLCGNIGKTSQAANQIALSLASMTFMFAMGLSVVSMIRVSNQKGLNDYKQLIVVARSIFLLAIIIEIIFAVMFVALHQVLPYLFLNMENQSQLLDNQEVITIAAKLLLVAAVFQISDGIQVVVLGALRGLQDVKIPMYITFVAYWLVGFPTSYYLGIKTNLGAVGVWIGLLAGLTAAAVFLFIRFHYLTKKLASENTSQ, translated from the coding sequence GTGAATTTAGCTCAATACACCAAAGAATTTCGATACAATATGCAACTGGCTTATCCGGTGATACTGGGTATGCTGGGCCATACCTTAATTGCTATTGTTGATAATATAATGGTCGGAAAATTGGGTAGTACCGAGCTGGCGGCCGTTTCTTTAGGTAATAGCTTGGTGTTTGTTGCTATGTCATTGGGTATCGGTTTTTCAACAGCCATCACACCTATAGTGGCCGAAGCAGATGCCGAAAAAGATACCGGAAAAATTCGTGCGGCTTTTCATCACGGTTTGTTTTTGTGTATCATTCTGGGATTTGCCCTCTTCGGATTAGTGATGCTGGCCAAGCCGATAATGGAGTTATTACACCAGCCTGAAGAAGTAATTACCTTGGCGCGTCCGTATTTGTCTTGGGTTGCTTTTTCATTGGTTCCCCTGATTATTTATCAAGGGTATAAGCAATTTGCAGACGGGCTTTCGATGACCAAAATCTCGATGTATGCTATTGTTATGGCCAATGTTATCCACGTTCCTATCAACTACTGTTTGATTTACGGGGTTTGGGTTTTTCCAAAAATGGGCATACTGGGAGCGGGTTTGGGTACGGTGATTTCCCGTATCGCGATGGTGGTTTTTATGCATTTTATTTTGGTCAAAAAGGAAGAACTAAAGCCCTATTTTCAAGAGTTTAGTTTTGAAGAAATCAAGAAAGAAACAATAAAAAAGATTGTCAACCTTGGATTACCTTCAGCTATGCAAATGCTGTTTGAAGTAGTGCTGTTCACCGCCGGAATCTGGCTTTGCGGGAATATCGGAAAAACCAGCCAGGCTGCCAATCAAATCGCGCTGAGTTTGGCTTCCATGACTTTCATGTTTGCTATGGGACTGAGTGTGGTTTCTATGATACGAGTAAGTAATCAGAAAGGATTAAACGATTATAAACAATTAATAGTTGTAGCCCGTTCCATCTTTTTATTGGCCATTATTATCGAAATTATCTTTGCAGTGATGTTCGTAGCCTTGCATCAGGTTTTGCCCTATTTGTTTCTCAACATGGAAAATCAATCCCAACTGTTAGACAATCAGGAGGTGATTACTATTGCCGCTAAACTCCTTTTGGTAGCCGCCGTTTTCCAAATTTCAGACGGAATTCAGGTAGTGGTGCTTGGAGCTTTACGAGGGTTACAGGATGTAAAAATCCCAATGTACATTACCTTTGTGGCCTATTGGTTAGTGGGCTTTCCAACGTCCTATTATTTAGGAATCAAGACCAATCTGGGAGCAGTTGGGGTATGGATTGGTTTATTGGCCGGATTAACCGCCGCCGCCGTCTTTCTTTTCATCCGTTTTCATTACCTGACCAAAAAGCTGGCTTCAGAAAATACTTCCCAATAA
- a CDS encoding prohibitin family protein, producing the protein MILSIIIGAILIIISITLKNNVNPLSKFANLFKILGFVIILIGLLSSAFKQIDAGKVGVKSLYGNVQPDILESGLHLVNPLLDITVFDAQTQNYTMSAIHSEGAQEGDDAIRVLSNDGLEVVIDLTVLYRVIPQDAPKILKGIGENYTDKIVRPVTRTRIRDNAVYYDAVALYSTKRNEFQQRIFQSIEQDFKKRGLVLEQLLIRNINLPASVKTTIESKINAEQEAQKMQFVLQKEKQEAERKRVEAQGIADYQRIISSGLTDKQLQYEQIKAQKEIATSANAKIIFMGKGSAPVILSDK; encoded by the coding sequence ATGATACTTTCTATTATTATTGGTGCTATCTTAATTATTATCAGCATTACGCTAAAAAACAATGTTAATCCGCTTTCTAAATTTGCCAATCTATTTAAAATACTGGGTTTTGTAATCATTCTAATCGGATTGCTTTCCTCTGCGTTTAAACAAATTGACGCTGGTAAAGTGGGGGTCAAATCACTTTACGGAAACGTGCAACCCGATATTTTAGAAAGTGGTTTGCACCTCGTTAACCCCCTTTTGGATATTACCGTTTTTGATGCCCAAACGCAAAACTATACCATGTCGGCCATACATAGCGAAGGCGCCCAAGAAGGTGATGATGCTATCCGTGTTTTATCAAACGATGGTTTGGAAGTGGTGATTGATTTAACGGTGCTTTACCGAGTGATTCCTCAAGACGCCCCTAAAATTTTAAAAGGCATAGGGGAGAACTATACCGATAAAATTGTGCGTCCGGTAACCAGAACCCGTATTCGTGACAACGCCGTTTACTACGATGCCGTGGCCTTGTATTCGACTAAAAGAAACGAATTTCAGCAACGTATTTTTCAATCTATTGAACAAGATTTCAAGAAAAGAGGATTGGTCTTAGAACAACTGTTAATTCGTAATATCAACCTGCCTGCTTCGGTAAAAACCACTATCGAAAGTAAAATTAATGCCGAACAGGAAGCTCAAAAAATGCAATTCGTACTGCAAAAAGAAAAACAAGAAGCCGAACGAAAAAGGGTAGAAGCCCAAGGGATAGCCGATTACCAAAGAATTATTTCGAGCGGACTGACCGACAAACAATTGCAATACGAACAAATCAAAGCCCAAAAGGAGATTGCTACTTCTGCTAATGCTAAGATTATTTTTATGGGTAAAGGGAGTGCCCCTGTAATTTTATCCGATAAATAA